A genome region from Gigantopelta aegis isolate Gae_Host chromosome 3, Gae_host_genome, whole genome shotgun sequence includes the following:
- the LOC121390419 gene encoding sulfotransferase family cytosolic 1B member 1-like, with protein sequence MPPIKISDGGGGTLSLFEIDGRYYPRFPEDALRGVKSLKIRQDDVIVCAYPKSGTHWIWEMVRFLLAGNTTLEVVEKDDGFIEIFPQDFFDALPSPRALNTHYWFDKLPTEVLEKKPKIVFLLRNPKDVAVSYFHHHTSLFDYYQYSGSWQNYLPLMLEGKVDYNSWFDYVLQWEKAIKDHPELPIHIIYYEDYKEDVLREVKKLSQFLGKDYNETFLKNVCEACRFQTMRKSKGHLELNEKGNPVMYRKGEVGDWKNWFTVAQSEYFDHIYKEKMKNSNLKLRFTL encoded by the exons ATGCCACCGATAAAAATATcagatggtggtggtggcacgCTGAGCTTGTTTGAAATCGATGGGAGGTATTACCCAAGATTCCCGGAGGATGCCCTTCGAGGAGTAAAAAGCTTAAAGATACGACAAGATGACGTCATCGTTTGTGCATATCCGAAATCGG GCACTCACTGGATATGGGAGATGGTGCGCTTTCTGTTGGCGGGTAACACAACTCTTGAGGTTGTTGAAAAGGATGATGGCTTCATTGAAATATTTCCACAAGACTTCTTCGACGCCCTGCCGTCTCCGCGTGCTCTCAACACTCACTACTGGTTCGATAAACTTCCCACGGAGGTGCTGGAGAAGAAACCCAAGATCGTCTTCCTCTTGCGAAATCCGAAAGATGTCGCCGTGTCCTATTTTCACCACCACACCAGTCTCTTTGACTACTACCAGTACAGTGGGTCGTGGCAGAATTATCTGCCCCTTATGTTAGAAGGAAAAG TGGATTATAATTCGTGGTTTGATTATGTGCTGCAGTGGGAAAAGGCTATAAAAGACCATCCAGAGTTACCCATCCACATCATATATTACGAGGATTATAAAGAG GATGTACTGCGGGAGGTAAAGAAGCTGTCTCAGTTTCTAGGGAAGGACTATAACGAGACATTTCTCAAGAATGTCTGTGAGGCGTGCAGGTTTCAGACTATGCGCAAGTCCAAGGGACACTTGGAGCTGAACGAGAAGGGAAATCCTGTTATGTATAGAAAAG GTGAAGTCGGTGACTGGAAAAACTGGTTTACGGTTGCACAGAGTGAATATTTTGATCACATTTACAAAGAGAAAATGAAGAATTCCAATTTAAAACTGCGGTTTACACTTTGA